In Centroberyx gerrardi isolate f3 chromosome 7, fCenGer3.hap1.cur.20231027, whole genome shotgun sequence, the sequence TCTGTACTTTGTGCTGCTGCCCTGCAACTTGAGATGTCAGTGTTAACTCTAACCCTGCATGTTTACTTGTCCCGTTCTGTCCATATTTACCAATACACTGGATAAATTCAACTATTATCCATGTCTTGGCCTCTTTAGTTCACGGACCAGTAACCAAAGACTGAAAAGGTCTCGTGTAACAATAGCAGTAGCTGGAGAACTTGCTGGAAAGCTCGTGCTCCTGCCTGCTGTGTTAAAACCTGTTAGTGGACTGATGACACTGGTTGAACCACTTCAACACTAGGTTTTTGCCTCAAGGGTTTAATAGCTTAGTAATGTCACATTCACAATCCACCACAATCTGAACGGCAGGGACAGGCATAGATATGACttattttggggtttaaaaaaacaaaacagaaactaactttttaatataatatattgcTGTAGTTTAATGGACTATGCTGTGCCATTTCTAGCAACATGTCATTCCCCAGTACCTATAGCCATTATCTCAATGACATTTACTTTGAGGTGGTCTGAGTACTTTTccattgatttttatttgaaattattaAGTAATGATATAAGCATTATTTGCAGAGATTCTTGGTTATTCCCTGCAAAACTTTATGCATATGGTCCCAAAGCTCTGATGTGGGTTCATGTTTTCTTGCTCATCAGGACTAAAGGGTCCCACCGGTGGTGGAGGCGGAGGACACAATGGTCCCAGCTACAACTACACCTTCCATGGAGATCCTCATGCAATGTTCGCCGAGTTCTTTGGCGGCCGTAGCCCGTTCGATCAGTTCTTCACACGCAACGGGGATGACgatatggacattgatgaccccttTGCAGCCTTTGGCatgggagggatgggagggatgggagggatgggaggaatGGGGGGCATGGGCGGGTTTCAGAGGTCTTTCAAATCCCAGCATATGGGCCCCCATAGaggacgagagagaaagaaggaccCGCCAGTGGTGCATGAGCTGAAGGTGAGCCTGGAGGAGGTCTTCTCCGGCTGCACCAAGAAAATGAAGATTTCCCGCAAGCGGCTGAATCCGGATGGCTGCACCGTGCGCAATGAGGATAAGATTCTGACAGTAGACATCAAGCGCGGCTGGAAGGAGGGGACAAAGATCACCTTCCCCAGGGAGGGAGACGAGACTCCCACCAACATTCCCGCAGACGTGGTGTTTGTGGTGAAAGACAAACCCCACCCGGTGTTCCGGAGAGAGGGCT encodes:
- the dnajb1a gene encoding dnaJ homolog subfamily B member 1a; amino-acid sequence: MGKDYYKVLGIAKGASEDEIKKAYRKQALRYHPDKNKSAGAEDKFKVIAEAYDVLSDAKKKDIYDRYGEEGLKGPTGGGGGGHNGPSYNYTFHGDPHAMFAEFFGGRSPFDQFFTRNGDDDMDIDDPFAAFGMGGMGGMGGMGGMGGMGGFQRSFKSQHMGPHRGRERKKDPPVVHELKVSLEEVFSGCTKKMKISRKRLNPDGCTVRNEDKILTVDIKRGWKEGTKITFPREGDETPTNIPADVVFVVKDKPHPVFRREGSDIIYPAKISLRDALCGCTVNAPTLDGRTITVTSRDVVKPGMKKRIAGEGLPLSKCPEKRGDMVLDFAVKFPDKLGQNTRDALSQILPP